CTGAGCCGGGGAGGACGTGAGGTGAGCGAGCCGAGATACTGGGGCCTCTTCCGCGAGCGCGAGCACTCGCCGGGACGCGAGAGCGACGACGCCGAGATCCTCCGACTGACCGCCAAGCATCTGGAGAGCCGCGGCGCGCAGGTGGAGCTGAAGGCCCCCGAGGAGCTCGGGGCCGACGAGACGCCGCCCGACGGGGTGTTCCTGATGTGCGAGCGGATGGAGGCGCTGCGGGTCCTGCTCGGCTGGCAGGAGCGCGGGATCCGTCAGGTCAACGCGCCCCTCGCGGTGCTCAACACCTACCGGGAGCGGATGATCGCGCAGCTCCGCGAGGCCAACGTGCCCTTCATCGAGAGCCGGATCGTCTCGACCCGGGGCGGGGAGGCGGGCGTCCGGGCCGCGGTGTGGGTGAAGCGGCCCGACGTGCACAACACCCAGGAGGGCGACGTGGTTTTCGCGGACGACGAGCGCGCGGTCGGGGCCGCGCTGGCCGGCCTGGCCGCACGCGGCATGACCACCGCGGTGCTGCAGCCGCACGTGCCCGGCGACCTGATCAAGTTCTACGGCGTCGGCGGCGGAGGCGGCGCGGACGGCGCACCCGCGTGGTTCCGCTGGTTCTACCACCGGGACCAGCGGCTCGGCGGGCACGTGTTCGATCCGGCCCACCTCGCGCGGCTCGTGCGGGCGGCCGCCTCCGCGCTCGGCCTCGAGGTCTACGGGGGCGACGCCATCGCCTCCGGCCACGGCGCGCTGACCCTGATCGATCTCAACGCGTGGCCGAGCTTCGCGCTCTATCGCGACGAGGCCGCGCCGGTGATCGCCTCCTATCTCTCGCTGCGCTTCGGAGGCGGGCCCCTCGGAGGCCGACCATGACCGCGCCCCGCGAGCCGGGACCCCGGTCGCGCGAGATCGTGACGCGCGAGGCGCGGCACATCGCGCCCGGCTACCAGTCGTTCGCGCTCTATTCCGGCCTCGCGATGGCCCGCGGCCGCGGATCCAAGCTCTACGACGAGGACGGGCACGAGTACATCGACTTCATCGCGGGCATCGCGGTCGGCAGCGTGGGACACTGCCACCCGCACTACGTCGAGGCGCTCAAGCGCCAGGTGGAGACGCTCACCTTCGGCAGCTTCACCACCGAGACCCGCGCGCGCTTCCTCGAGCTGGTCGCCTCGGTGACTCCGGAGGGCCTCGGCCGGATCCAGCTCTTCTCGGGCGGAGCGGAGGCAGTGGAAGCGGCCCTGCGCCTGGCCAAGGCCGCCACCGGCAAGCAGGAGGTCGTCTCGTTCTGGGGCGGCTTCCACGGCAAGACCGGTGGGGTGCTCGGCCTGCTCGGCAGCGAGTTCAAGCATCACCAGGGCCCGTTCCTGCCCGGCCAGTACTCGACGCCCTACGCCGACTGCTACCGCTGCCCGCTCAAGCTGCGCTATCCGGATTGCGGCATCGCGTGCGCCGAGTACGTGCGCGACGTCATCCGCTACCAGACCGCGGGAGAGATCGCCGCGATCATCGTCGAGCCGATCCAGGGCACCGCCGGCAACATCATCCCCCCCGACGGCTTCCTGCGGGCCGTCCAGTCGGTGGCCCGGGATCACGGGGCGCTCTTCTTCGCGGACGAGATGATCACCGGCTTCGGGCGCACCGGGGCCATGTGGGGCACCGAGCACGAGGGGATCGTCCCCGACATGATGACGGTGGGCAAGGGCGTGGGCGGCGGCTTTCCGCTGTCCGCGGTGATCTCCACCGACACGCTCACTCAGGCCAAGCCCTGGTCCAACCCGAGCTTCAGCTCGTCCAGCTACGGCGGCAATCCGCTCGCCTCCGCGGCCGGGCTCGCCGCGCTCCAGATCATTCTCAACGAGGATCTGGTCAAGAACGCGGACCGGGTCGGTGCGGTCATGCTCGCCGAGCTGCAGCGGCTCAAGGAGAAGTACCGCACGGTCGGCGAGGTGCGCGGGCGCGGCCTGCTGCTCGGCATCGAGCTGGTCGAGGATCGCCAGAGCCGCAAGCCGCTCGATCGGGCGATCACCCGCGACCTGTACCAGGAATGCCTGCGGCGCGGCTTGCTCTCGATGACCTACGCGCCGACCGTCCGGATCAATCCGCCGCTGGTCATCACCGAGGAGCTCGCGCGGGAAGGACTGGCCATCCTGGACGAGGCTCTCGGAGCGGTGCTGCGGCGCCATGGGCGGGACTAGGAGGCTGCGCGGCGCCGTCATCGGGCTGGGGAACGTCGCGGTGAACGGTCATCTGCCCGGCTGGCGAGAGCGGGCCGACTGCGCGATCGTGGCCGCGACGGACGCGAGCCCGGGACGCCAGGACGCCTGCCGGGGCGCGCTGCCCGAGGCGCGGTGGCACGACTCGGTCGAGTCGCTCCTGGCCTCCGACGATCTCGACTTCGTCGACATCTGCACGCCGCCCTCGAGTCACGCCGGCCTGATCGAGGCCGCGCTCGCCCGCTCGCTCCACGTGCTGTGCGAGAAGCCGCTGGTCGGCTCCCTCGCCGAGCTGGATCGGCTGGCCGCCCTCGCGCGCGCGGCCGGCGTCGCGTTCCACACCGTGCACAACTGGCACCACGCGCCGCTGGTGCGCGCCGCCGACGCGGCGATCCGCGCCGGCCGCATCGGCGCGGTCCGCGAGGTGGTCTGGCAGACCCTCCGCACCCGGCCCGCGGTGGCCGCCAACGGCGACGGCTGGCGCGTGGATCCCGAGATCGGCGGCGGCGGGGTGCTCACCGACCACGGCTGGCACGTCTCCTACGTGATCCCGCGCTGGGTGGGCGCGCGGCCCGAGGCGGTGAGCGCGCGCCTCGAGACGCGGCGGCATCGCCGCTTCGCGGTCGAGGACACCGCCACCGTGCGGCTGCATTTCCCCGACGCGGTCGCCGACATCGTGCTGACCTGGGCCGCCGAGACCCGGGAGAACCACGCGCGGGTCATCGGGACCGCCGGGCGGATCGAGATCGAGGACGACGCCCTCGTCCTCACCACGGACGGTCGCGAGGAGCGCCGCCGATATCCGCCGCCGCTGTCCGACGGCTCGGCGCACCCGGACTGGTTCACCGCGATCGCCGACGAGTTCATCGCGCGCGTGCGCGACCGCGGCGCCCGCGAGTCGAGCGCCAACCTGGACGAGGCGGCGGTCTGCATCGCGGTGGAGCACGGCGCGCGGGAGTCGAGCCGCAGCGGCGGCGGGCGCCGCGCCCTCTCCGCCGGAGCGGTCGGATCCGCGCGGTGACCACCCTCCTGCCGACGGCGGCGGTGTCGGTGCCCAGCGTGCTGGTCGTGCTGCCGGCGCCGCCCGGCAAGGGACTGCCCCCGGACACCGTGATCGCCGGGCTGCCGCTGCTGCGCCGCATCGTGCTCGCGGCGACCCGGGCCGGCTTCGAGCGGATCCTGGTGCATCGGGGCGCCTGTCCGGAGCCGCGGCTGCTCGAGGGCACCGGCGCGGTGGTGCTCGACGGCGGCGCCGGGACGCCGTCGCCGGATCGGGTGGTCCTGCTGCCGGTGAACGTGCTGCCGCAGGCCCGCTGGCTCCGCGGGCTGCGCGAGATGCCGCTCGAGCCGGAGACGATCCTGGTGGACTCCTCGATGGTGGCGGCGCTGGAGAGCGCGGGCGGCGGCGACGTCCTCCGCACCGCGGGCGAGTGCTCGGCGCCGCACGACCTGGTCGCCTCCCTCTCGCGCCGCCTGCCGAGCATCGCCCCCGCGGGGGACCCGGCGGGGCGATTCGCGGTCGAGGGCGCCGGCGGGGTGAAGGCGGCCGAGGACTGGCTGCTGCGCGGGCTCATCAAGGACACCGAGGGGTTCATGTCGCGTCACGTGGAGCGGCGCATCTCGCTGGCCGTGACCCGCCGGCTCGTGAGCACGTCGATCACTCCGAACGTGATGACGCTGGTGAGCCTCGCGGTGGGGCTCAGCAGCGCGCCGTTCTTTCTCTCGGTGGATCCGCTGACCCAGGTGATCGGCAGCCTGCTCTTCCTGACCCACTCCATCCTCGACGGCTGCGACGGCGAGCTGGCCCGCCTGAAGTTCCTCGAGTCCCCGGCCGGGGCCCGCCTCGACTTCTGGGGCGACAACCTGGTTCACGTCGCGGTCTTCACCTGCATGGGAGTCGGCTGGAGCATGGCCATCGACGCCCTCTGGCCGCTCGCGCTCGGCATGCTCGCCGTCACCGGGACCGGCCTGTCCGCGGTCCTGGTCTCCCAGCAGAACGGGGCGCGGTCCGCGTCGGGGGCCCGCCTCGCCGAGGCGCTCGCCAACCGCGATTTCATCTATCTGGTCATCGTCCTGGCCTGCTTCGGCCGTGCCCAGTGGTTCCTGGTGTGCGTCGCGCTCGGGACGCCGATCTTCATGATGCTGGTCCGCTGGGGCGCCGGCCGGCGACGGGCCAAGTGACGTGGCCGGCTTCCTCGACGTCATCCTCCGTGGGCTGATCCTGGCGGCGCAGGCCGTCGCCGTCGGCGGCGTCTGCTTCCTGCTGCTGGTCCTGCGGCCCTTCGGCTCCCGGCCGGTGCCGGACCTCGTCACGCGCGCTCGGTCGCTCGGGCTCATCGCGCTGGGCGCGCTGGTCCTCGCGATCGGCCAGACGCTGGCGCTGGCGAGCGAGCTGTACGTGCTGCTCCACGATGCGGTCTGGCCCCTGATGGCCGCGGTCCAGACGCTCTACGTGCAGGTGAGCCTCGTGCGCATCCTGGCCGGCGTGGCCCTGGCCGCCTGCGCGCTCCAGCTCCGTCGCGAGCCCGAGGAGCGCCGCGGCCTCTGGGCCGCGATCGGGCTGCTCGCGGCCACGATCGTGGCGGCCGCGCCGTGGACCAGCCACGCGGCGGCCCGGCTCGAGTCGCGCGGGCCCCTGCTGCTGCTCGACGGGGCCCACCAGGTCGCGGCGATGGCGTGGGTGGGCGGGCTCGTGCACCTGATCGCGGCGGCGATCGCGCGCGGGCCGCGGCCCTGGCCGGTGGCCCTGCTGCAGCGGTTCTCCAATCTGGCGCTCACCTCGGTGGTGGTCCTGGTGGCCGCGGGCGTCGGGCTCTCGATCTACTACGTCGACGACGTCTCGGCCCTCGTCGGCACCGCCTACGGCCTGATGGTGATGACCAAGGTGGTGATGCTGGCCGGGCTGCTCGTGCTGGGCGCGCTGAACTCGCGCGCGATCCGCCGCATGGACGGCCGTGTCGAGGCCGACCAGGTCACGATGCGCCGCTTCGTCGAGGTCGAGGTGGGCCTCGGCCTCACCGTGCTCTTCGCGGCCGCCTCGCTCACCTCGCTGCCGCCCGCGGTCGATCTCACCCACGATCGCGCGACCCTGGCCGAGGTCGCCGGGCGATTCACGCCCCGGATGCCGACGCTGCGCTCCCCGTCGATCGACGAGATGCCCATCGACGACCCCGACGCCCCGCGCACCGACGCCGACCGCGCCTGGTCCGAGTTCAACCACCACGTCTCCGGGCTCCTCGTGCTCGTCATGGGCCTGCTGGCGATCCTGCACGCCTCCGGTCACGCCCGCTGGGCACGGCACTGGCCGCTGGTGTTCCTCGCGTTGGCCGCCTTCATGATGGTGCGGAGCGACCCCGGCTCGTGGCCGCTCGGGCCGGAGGGCTTCTGGGAAGGCTGGCTGGTCGCGACGGTGATGCAGCATCGGATCTTCACGGTCCTGGTGGTGGCCTTCGGGATCTTCGAATGGATGGTCCGCACCGGGCGGATGCGCTCGCGCCGGGCCGCGCTGATCTTCCCCCTGCTGTGCGCCCTCGGCGGCGGCCTGCTGCTGACGCACTCGCACGCCGCGCAGAACCTCAAGGACGAGTTCCTGCTGGAAGTGACGCACACGCCGCTCGGCGTGCTCGCGATGATGATCGGCTGGACCCGCTGGCTCGAGCTACGCCTGCCCGAGGGACGCCAGCGCCTGCCCCGCGGTATCTGGGCCATCGGGCTGGCCCTCATCGGCGTCCTCCTGATCTTCTACCGCGAGAGCTAGCTCGGGCCGCTCGAAGCTTGTCCTACGCCCGCGGAAATGTCGTAATGCAAGACCTGACCCCTGTGCTTACTGCGTGGATTGGAGGAGGAGGCCGGTGAGGTAGCGGGTCTCGGGCACGGTCAACAGGATGGGGTGATCGCGGCTCTGGGTGAGGGTGGAGAGCACGCGGGGGCGGAGGCCGGCGTCGCCGGCGGCCTGGCGGCAGATGTCCTCGAACAGGGCGGGCGTGATGTGGTGGGAGCAGGAGAAGGTCAGCAGCAGGCCGCCCGGCTCCAGCAGGCGCAGGGCGCGGAGGTTGATCTCCTTGTAGCCGCGCGTCGCCGCCTCCACCGCGGACTTGTGGCGCGTGAAGGGCGGCGGATCGAGGACGACCAGGCCGAAGCGCTCGTGGCGTGATTCGAGATCGCGGAGGGCGTCGAAGGCGTTGCCCTCACGGAGCGTGGCGCGGTCCTCGACCGCGTTGAGGGCCAGGTTGCGGCGAGCCGCGGCCAGCGCCTCGGCCGAGGCGTCGAGCAGGAGCGCGGAGGCCGCGCCGCCCAGCAGCGCGTGGCAGGCGAAGCCGCCCGCGTAGCAAAAGGCGTCGAGCACCCGGCGGCCGCGGGCCAGCGTGGCTGCGAGCAGCCGGTTGTCGCGCTGGTCGAGGTAGAGCCCGGTCTTGTGGCCGGCGCCGAGGGAGACCGCGAACCGGCCCGCCCCCTCCTCCACCGTCAATTCGGCCTCGCGGGTGTCGCGCACCGGCTCGAACCCTTCGATGCGGGCCGCCGTCGGATCGTCCAGCCGGAGCACCTCGTCGCCCGGGAAGAGCCGGCCGAGCGCCGTGCCGACCCACTCGGCGTTGCGCGCCATGCCGAGGGTGAGGCACTGGACGACGCTCACCGGCCCGTAGCGGTCGACCACGAGCCCGGGCAGGCCGTCGGCCTCGCTCCAGCAGAGCCGGTAGGCGGCCGACTCGAGGCCGGCGGCCCGCCGGTATCGCAGCGCCGCCTCGAGACGCGCGTGGACGAGGGCGCCATCGACCCGCTGGTCCTCGCGCGTGATCAGGCGGCAGACCAGGGTGGAGCGCGGGCTGTAGAAGCCGCGCCCGAGGAAGCGCCCGCCCGCGTCGGCGACGTCGACCGC
This genomic stretch from Candidatus Methylomirabilota bacterium harbors:
- a CDS encoding aspartate aminotransferase family protein, yielding MTAPREPGPRSREIVTREARHIAPGYQSFALYSGLAMARGRGSKLYDEDGHEYIDFIAGIAVGSVGHCHPHYVEALKRQVETLTFGSFTTETRARFLELVASVTPEGLGRIQLFSGGAEAVEAALRLAKAATGKQEVVSFWGGFHGKTGGVLGLLGSEFKHHQGPFLPGQYSTPYADCYRCPLKLRYPDCGIACAEYVRDVIRYQTAGEIAAIIVEPIQGTAGNIIPPDGFLRAVQSVARDHGALFFADEMITGFGRTGAMWGTEHEGIVPDMMTVGKGVGGGFPLSAVISTDTLTQAKPWSNPSFSSSSYGGNPLASAAGLAALQIILNEDLVKNADRVGAVMLAELQRLKEKYRTVGEVRGRGLLLGIELVEDRQSRKPLDRAITRDLYQECLRRGLLSMTYAPTVRINPPLVITEELAREGLAILDEALGAVLRRHGRD
- a CDS encoding Gfo/Idh/MocA family oxidoreductase — protein: MGGTRRLRGAVIGLGNVAVNGHLPGWRERADCAIVAATDASPGRQDACRGALPEARWHDSVESLLASDDLDFVDICTPPSSHAGLIEAALARSLHVLCEKPLVGSLAELDRLAALARAAGVAFHTVHNWHHAPLVRAADAAIRAGRIGAVREVVWQTLRTRPAVAANGDGWRVDPEIGGGGVLTDHGWHVSYVIPRWVGARPEAVSARLETRRHRRFAVEDTATVRLHFPDAVADIVLTWAAETRENHARVIGTAGRIEIEDDALVLTTDGREERRRYPPPLSDGSAHPDWFTAIADEFIARVRDRGARESSANLDEAAVCIAVEHGARESSRSGGGRRALSAGAVGSAR
- a CDS encoding CDP-alcohol phosphatidyltransferase family protein, with amino-acid sequence MTTLLPTAAVSVPSVLVVLPAPPGKGLPPDTVIAGLPLLRRIVLAATRAGFERILVHRGACPEPRLLEGTGAVVLDGGAGTPSPDRVVLLPVNVLPQARWLRGLREMPLEPETILVDSSMVAALESAGGGDVLRTAGECSAPHDLVASLSRRLPSIAPAGDPAGRFAVEGAGGVKAAEDWLLRGLIKDTEGFMSRHVERRISLAVTRRLVSTSITPNVMTLVSLAVGLSSAPFFLSVDPLTQVIGSLLFLTHSILDGCDGELARLKFLESPAGARLDFWGDNLVHVAVFTCMGVGWSMAIDALWPLALGMLAVTGTGLSAVLVSQQNGARSASGARLAEALANRDFIYLVIVLACFGRAQWFLVCVALGTPIFMMLVRWGAGRRRAK
- a CDS encoding CopD family protein encodes the protein MAGFLDVILRGLILAAQAVAVGGVCFLLLVLRPFGSRPVPDLVTRARSLGLIALGALVLAIGQTLALASELYVLLHDAVWPLMAAVQTLYVQVSLVRILAGVALAACALQLRREPEERRGLWAAIGLLAATIVAAAPWTSHAAARLESRGPLLLLDGAHQVAAMAWVGGLVHLIAAAIARGPRPWPVALLQRFSNLALTSVVVLVAAGVGLSIYYVDDVSALVGTAYGLMVMTKVVMLAGLLVLGALNSRAIRRMDGRVEADQVTMRRFVEVEVGLGLTVLFAAASLTSLPPAVDLTHDRATLAEVAGRFTPRMPTLRSPSIDEMPIDDPDAPRTDADRAWSEFNHHVSGLLVLVMGLLAILHASGHARWARHWPLVFLALAAFMMVRSDPGSWPLGPEGFWEGWLVATVMQHRIFTVLVVAFGIFEWMVRTGRMRSRRAALIFPLLCALGGGLLLTHSHAAQNLKDEFLLEVTHTPLGVLAMMIGWTRWLELRLPEGRQRLPRGIWAIGLALIGVLLIFYRES
- a CDS encoding class I SAM-dependent rRNA methyltransferase, whose protein sequence is MATLILKRGAERRIRAGHPWVYRGEVADLKGAWSAGAAVDVADAGGRFLGRGFYSPRSTLVCRLITREDQRVDGALVHARLEAALRYRRAAGLESAAYRLCWSEADGLPGLVVDRYGPVSVVQCLTLGMARNAEWVGTALGRLFPGDEVLRLDDPTAARIEGFEPVRDTREAELTVEEGAGRFAVSLGAGHKTGLYLDQRDNRLLAATLARGRRVLDAFCYAGGFACHALLGGAASALLLDASAEALAAARRNLALNAVEDRATLREGNAFDALRDLESRHERFGLVVLDPPPFTRHKSAVEAATRGYKEINLRALRLLEPGGLLLTFSCSHHITPALFEDICRQAAGDAGLRPRVLSTLTQSRDHPILLTVPETRYLTGLLLQSTQ